The following proteins are co-located in the Halictus rubicundus isolate RS-2024b chromosome 1, iyHalRubi1_principal, whole genome shotgun sequence genome:
- the Sl gene encoding small wing phospholipase C gamma 1 isoform X1 — protein MNGIIPEMEQVISQLERGTIVTKFFPRKRPEKKTLMIRRETRQIVWARSATFRPFDGSVEIREIKEIKVGKHSKDFEKWPEDAKRTENLRCFVVYYGSEFRLKTLSISALSEKECELWVKGLRRLVQDTIKTPYPLQVERWLRKEFYAMENSRQTVTLKDVKAFLPRVNCKVATNRLRELFQEIDTMNRNELGFDDFVVLYQKLMFDQNNFTDWVKLLNYSKTGPLVSVHDFQNFLTTEQQDPLGNNEIEVSCFIRDYLQDPLRDVQEPQFTFSEFIDFLFSKQNSVWDSKYSRIYQDMNKPLAHYWIASSHNTYLMGDQISSESSCQAYVRALRSGCRCIELDCWDGPDGMPFIFHGHTLTTKIKLLDVIKTIKEHAFATSDYPVILSIEDNCTLPQQRKMAITMQEVFGDMLLTQPVDKNETCLPSPHALRRKIILKHKKLPDGVDETSFLVRNDESRQEMDLRNTVTNGILYLEDPVDREWNPHFFVLTQQKLFYTDTFSRTQETEPDDDEESIIRQSTDGVPNDELHFGEKWFHGKLARGRKEAEELLQRYSHLGDGTFLVRQCVTFVGDYCLSFWRKGKVNHCRIKVKQEMGQSQYYLIDTNCFDSLYSLITHYRNYPLRSQEFLITLQEPVPQPNKHEEKEWWHADCTRTLAEEMLKRIPTDGAFLVRPSEKENNSYAISFRAEKKIKHCRIKQEGRLYTFGTVQFESLVELINYYERNPLYKKIKLSHPVNQDVIRRMGLDVDDGSVYGIPGYMDPTSFTSKVTVKAIYDYKARRDDELTLVKHAIITNVHRESGGWWRGDYGGKKQHWFPANYVEEIEPQDNQGDSADSMMFGNLQKGSLDIMGAVVELRVGGRPGLEWILRIQNPSMCTVFEVATSSKDTALEWMSSIKETAQNASVRENQHKEMERAWRIAKEMSNLIVYCRSVAFNLERIRTKGFIFNEMSSFPETKAEKLMCQQESKFFSKYHQIQFSRVYPKGQRIDSSNYNPVPIWNSGCQMVALNYQTGDKSMQLNQTKFRENGNCGYILKPEFMFRDDFNPQDKSCLHGVESLKFHLKIIGARHLMRSGRGIASPFVEIEIIGADFDNGTKLATKTIPDNGFNPMWNESCEFEVANPYLAFIRFVVQDEDMFGDSNFIGQATYPVRCLRSGYRSVTLKNNYSEDLELASLLIHLRITSSNTHSHSL, from the exons atGAACGGTATAATTCCCGAAATGGAGCAAGTCATCAGTCAGCTCGAAAGGGGGACTAtagtaacaaaattttttccaagaaaGAGACCAGAGAAAAAAACCCTTATGATACGAAGAGAAACTAGACAAATTGTTTGGGCAAGAAGTGCAACATTTAGACCTTTCGATGGTTCag ttgaaattagagaaattaAGGAAATTAAGGTAGGAAAACATTCTAAGGACTTTGAAAAATGGCCAGAAGATGCAAAGAGAACAGAGAATCTTAGATGTTTTGTTGTGTATTATGGTTCAGAATTCCGACTTAAAACACTCTCAATATCTG CCCTTAGTGAAAAAGAATGTGAACTTTGGGTAAAAGGGCTACGTCGTCTAGTTCAAGATACAATAAAAACTCCATATCCTTTGCAAGTTGAAAGATGGCTAAGAAAAGAGTTTTATGCAATGGAAAATTCAAGACAAAC AGTTACACTGAAGGATGTAAAAGCATTTTTACCCAGAGTTAATTGTAAAGTAGCAACAAACAGACTGCGGGAGCTTTTTCAAGAAATAGATACAATGAACAGAAACGAACTTGGTTTCGATGATTTTGTTGTACTTTACCAGAAACTTATGTTTGATCAAAAT aattttacaGATTGGGTTAAACTTTTGAATTACTCTAAAACAGGGCCACTTGTTAGTGTTCATGACTTCCAAAACTTCTTAACGACTGAACAGCAGGATCCACTGGGAAATAACGAGATAGAAGTTTCATGTTTTATTAGAGACTATTTACAAGATCCTCTAAGAGATGTACAAGAACCACAATTTACGTTTTCTGAATTCATCgatttcttattttcaaaacAGAATTCTGTTTGGGATTCCAAATATTCTCGAATATACCAAGACATGAATAAACCCCTAGCACATTATTGGATAGCTTCGTCGCATAACac GTATCTAATGGGAGATCAGATTAGCAGTGAAAGTAGTTGTCAAGCATACGTACGTGCTTTAAGATCTGGTTGCAGATGCATAGAACTTGATTGCTGGGATGGACCAGATGGAATGCCATTTATTTTTCATGGTCACACACTTACCACAAAAATAAAACTTCTGGATGTCATTAAAACCATTAAAGAGCATGCTTTTGCTACCTCTGA CTACCCTGTAATTTTGTCTATCGAGGACAATTGTACCTTGCCTCAACAACGTAAAATGGCAATTACAATGCAGGAAGTATTCGGTGACATGCTGTTAACTCAACCTGTAGATAAAAATGAAACTTGTCTGCCATCACCGCATGCATTAAGAAGAAAAATCAtattaaaacataaaaaattaccTGATGGTGTGGACGAGACGTcgtttctcgttcgaaatgatGAAAGCAGGCAAGAAATGGATCTCAGAAAtaccgtgacaaacggtattcTTTATCTTGAAGATCCTGTTGATAGGGAATGGAATCCACATTTTTTTGTGCTCACTCAACAAAAGTTATTCTACACAGATACGTTTTCTAGAACACAAGAAACTGAGCCTGATGATGACGAAGAAAGTATTATTCGACAGTCAACAGAT GGTGTGCCCAATGATGAATTACATTTCggagaaaaatggtttcacggtAAATTAGCAAGAGGCAGAAAGGAAGCAGAGGAATTACTACAACGTTATTCGCATCTGGGTGATGGTACTTTTTTAGTGAGGCAGTGTGTTACATTTGTAGGAGATTACTGTCTTTCATTTTGGCGTAAAGGCAAAGTGAATCATTGTCGTATTAAGGTCAAGCAAGAGATGGGTCAATCACAATACTATCTCATTGACACAAATTGCTTTGATAGTTTATATAGTCTAATTACACATTATCGTAATTATCCACTGCGGAGTCAA GAATTTTTAATCACACTACAAGAGCCCGTCCCACAACCAAATAAACACGAAGAGAAAGAATGGTGGCACGCAGATTGTACTCGCACTTTAGCGGAGGAAATGCTAAAACGTATTCCTACTGATGGTGCATTTTTAGTCAGACCTagtgaaaaagaaaacaacTCTTATGCGATTTCGTTCAG AGCAGAGAAAAAGATCAAGCATTGTAGAATTAAGCAGGAAGGACGCTTATATACTTTTGGTACTGTACAGTTTGAAAGCTTAGTCGAATTAATCAATTACTACGAAAGAAATCcattgtataaaaaaattaaattaagtcaTCCTGTAAATCAAGATGTTATTAGAAGAATGGGACTG GATGTTGATGATGGTTCTGTTTACGGTATTCCCGGTTACATGGATCCTACAAGTTTTACATCAAAA gTAACTGTGAAAGCTATCTATGATTACAAAGCCCGAAGAGATGATGAATTAACCTTAGTAAAACATGCTATAATAACAAATGTACATCGAGAAAGTGGTGGTTGGTGGCGAGGAGATTATGGTGGTAAAAAACAGCACTGGTTTCCTGCTAATTACGTAGAGGAAATAGAACCTCAAGATAACCAGGGAGAT TCAGCAGATTCAATGATGTTTGGTAATCTTCAGAAAGGTTCGCTGGATATTATGGGCGCTGTTGTTGAATTAAGAGTAGGTGGAAGACCTGGGTTAGAATGGATATTAAGAATTCAAAATCCCAGTATGTGTACAGTGTTCGAAGTCGCAACTTCATCCAAAGATACAGCATTAGAATGGATGTCTAGTATTAAAGAAACTGCGCAAAATGCTAGTGTTAGA GAAAATCAGCACAAAGAAATGGAACGTGCATGGAGAATAGCGAAGGAAATGTCAAATTTAATAGTTTATTGTAGATCAGTTgcatttaatttagaaaggataaGAACGAAAGGTTTTATATTTAATGAGATGAGCAGCTTTCCTGAAACAAAGGCTGAGAAACTTATGTGTCAACAAGAGAgcaaatttttctcaaaatatCATCAG ATTCAGTTTAGCAGAGTCTATCCTAAAGGACAACGCATTGATTCATCTAATTATAATCCTGTGCCAATATGGAATTCTGGATGTCAAATGGTAGCATTAAATTATCAAACTGGCGATAAATCAATGCAGCTCAATCAGACAAAATTTCGAGAGAATGGCAACTGTGGTTACATTTTAAAACCCGAATTTATGTTTAGGGACGATTTTAATCCACAAGATAAATCTTGCTTACATGGTGTAGAATctcttaaatttcatttaaaaattattggcGCAAGACATTTAATGAGATCGGGAAGAGGTATAGCCAGTCCATTCGTCGAGATTGAAATTATAGGCGCAGATTTTGATAATGGTACAAAATTGGCAACTAAAACAATAC CTGATAACGGATTTAACCCCATGTGGAATGAGTCTTGCGAGTTTGAAGTTGCTAATCCGTACCTTGCATTCATACGATTTGTTGTACAGGATGAGGATATGTTTGGGGATAGTAACTTTATTGGGCAAGCCACATATCCC GTACGATGTTTACGATCAGGCTACAGAAGTGtcacattaaaaaataattatagcGAGGACCTAGAACTTGCATCATTATTAATACATTTGCGAATTACATCATCAAAT ACGCATTCGCATAGTTTATGA
- the Sl gene encoding small wing phospholipase C gamma 1 isoform X3, translated as MENSRQTVTLKDVKAFLPRVNCKVATNRLRELFQEIDTMNRNELGFDDFVVLYQKLMFDQNNFTDWVKLLNYSKTGPLVSVHDFQNFLTTEQQDPLGNNEIEVSCFIRDYLQDPLRDVQEPQFTFSEFIDFLFSKQNSVWDSKYSRIYQDMNKPLAHYWIASSHNTYLMGDQISSESSCQAYVRALRSGCRCIELDCWDGPDGMPFIFHGHTLTTKIKLLDVIKTIKEHAFATSDYPVILSIEDNCTLPQQRKMAITMQEVFGDMLLTQPVDKNETCLPSPHALRRKIILKHKKLPDGVDETSFLVRNDESRQEMDLRNTVTNGILYLEDPVDREWNPHFFVLTQQKLFYTDTFSRTQETEPDDDEESIIRQSTDGVPNDELHFGEKWFHGKLARGRKEAEELLQRYSHLGDGTFLVRQCVTFVGDYCLSFWRKGKVNHCRIKVKQEMGQSQYYLIDTNCFDSLYSLITHYRNYPLRSQEFLITLQEPVPQPNKHEEKEWWHADCTRTLAEEMLKRIPTDGAFLVRPSEKENNSYAISFRAEKKIKHCRIKQEGRLYTFGTVQFESLVELINYYERNPLYKKIKLSHPVNQDVIRRMGLDVDDGSVYGIPGYMDPTSFTSKVTVKAIYDYKARRDDELTLVKHAIITNVHRESGGWWRGDYGGKKQHWFPANYVEEIEPQDNQGDSADSMMFGNLQKGSLDIMGAVVELRVGGRPGLEWILRIQNPSMCTVFEVATSSKDTALEWMSSIKETAQNASVRENQHKEMERAWRIAKEMSNLIVYCRSVAFNLERIRTKGFIFNEMSSFPETKAEKLMCQQESKFFSKYHQIQFSRVYPKGQRIDSSNYNPVPIWNSGCQMVALNYQTGDKSMQLNQTKFRENGNCGYILKPEFMFRDDFNPQDKSCLHGVESLKFHLKIIGARHLMRSGRGIASPFVEIEIIGADFDNGTKLATKTIPDNGFNPMWNESCEFEVANPYLAFIRFVVQDEDMFGDSNFIGQATYPVRCLRSGYRSVTLKNNYSEDLELASLLIHLRITSSNTHSHSL; from the exons ATGGAAAATTCAAGACAAAC AGTTACACTGAAGGATGTAAAAGCATTTTTACCCAGAGTTAATTGTAAAGTAGCAACAAACAGACTGCGGGAGCTTTTTCAAGAAATAGATACAATGAACAGAAACGAACTTGGTTTCGATGATTTTGTTGTACTTTACCAGAAACTTATGTTTGATCAAAAT aattttacaGATTGGGTTAAACTTTTGAATTACTCTAAAACAGGGCCACTTGTTAGTGTTCATGACTTCCAAAACTTCTTAACGACTGAACAGCAGGATCCACTGGGAAATAACGAGATAGAAGTTTCATGTTTTATTAGAGACTATTTACAAGATCCTCTAAGAGATGTACAAGAACCACAATTTACGTTTTCTGAATTCATCgatttcttattttcaaaacAGAATTCTGTTTGGGATTCCAAATATTCTCGAATATACCAAGACATGAATAAACCCCTAGCACATTATTGGATAGCTTCGTCGCATAACac GTATCTAATGGGAGATCAGATTAGCAGTGAAAGTAGTTGTCAAGCATACGTACGTGCTTTAAGATCTGGTTGCAGATGCATAGAACTTGATTGCTGGGATGGACCAGATGGAATGCCATTTATTTTTCATGGTCACACACTTACCACAAAAATAAAACTTCTGGATGTCATTAAAACCATTAAAGAGCATGCTTTTGCTACCTCTGA CTACCCTGTAATTTTGTCTATCGAGGACAATTGTACCTTGCCTCAACAACGTAAAATGGCAATTACAATGCAGGAAGTATTCGGTGACATGCTGTTAACTCAACCTGTAGATAAAAATGAAACTTGTCTGCCATCACCGCATGCATTAAGAAGAAAAATCAtattaaaacataaaaaattaccTGATGGTGTGGACGAGACGTcgtttctcgttcgaaatgatGAAAGCAGGCAAGAAATGGATCTCAGAAAtaccgtgacaaacggtattcTTTATCTTGAAGATCCTGTTGATAGGGAATGGAATCCACATTTTTTTGTGCTCACTCAACAAAAGTTATTCTACACAGATACGTTTTCTAGAACACAAGAAACTGAGCCTGATGATGACGAAGAAAGTATTATTCGACAGTCAACAGAT GGTGTGCCCAATGATGAATTACATTTCggagaaaaatggtttcacggtAAATTAGCAAGAGGCAGAAAGGAAGCAGAGGAATTACTACAACGTTATTCGCATCTGGGTGATGGTACTTTTTTAGTGAGGCAGTGTGTTACATTTGTAGGAGATTACTGTCTTTCATTTTGGCGTAAAGGCAAAGTGAATCATTGTCGTATTAAGGTCAAGCAAGAGATGGGTCAATCACAATACTATCTCATTGACACAAATTGCTTTGATAGTTTATATAGTCTAATTACACATTATCGTAATTATCCACTGCGGAGTCAA GAATTTTTAATCACACTACAAGAGCCCGTCCCACAACCAAATAAACACGAAGAGAAAGAATGGTGGCACGCAGATTGTACTCGCACTTTAGCGGAGGAAATGCTAAAACGTATTCCTACTGATGGTGCATTTTTAGTCAGACCTagtgaaaaagaaaacaacTCTTATGCGATTTCGTTCAG AGCAGAGAAAAAGATCAAGCATTGTAGAATTAAGCAGGAAGGACGCTTATATACTTTTGGTACTGTACAGTTTGAAAGCTTAGTCGAATTAATCAATTACTACGAAAGAAATCcattgtataaaaaaattaaattaagtcaTCCTGTAAATCAAGATGTTATTAGAAGAATGGGACTG GATGTTGATGATGGTTCTGTTTACGGTATTCCCGGTTACATGGATCCTACAAGTTTTACATCAAAA gTAACTGTGAAAGCTATCTATGATTACAAAGCCCGAAGAGATGATGAATTAACCTTAGTAAAACATGCTATAATAACAAATGTACATCGAGAAAGTGGTGGTTGGTGGCGAGGAGATTATGGTGGTAAAAAACAGCACTGGTTTCCTGCTAATTACGTAGAGGAAATAGAACCTCAAGATAACCAGGGAGAT TCAGCAGATTCAATGATGTTTGGTAATCTTCAGAAAGGTTCGCTGGATATTATGGGCGCTGTTGTTGAATTAAGAGTAGGTGGAAGACCTGGGTTAGAATGGATATTAAGAATTCAAAATCCCAGTATGTGTACAGTGTTCGAAGTCGCAACTTCATCCAAAGATACAGCATTAGAATGGATGTCTAGTATTAAAGAAACTGCGCAAAATGCTAGTGTTAGA GAAAATCAGCACAAAGAAATGGAACGTGCATGGAGAATAGCGAAGGAAATGTCAAATTTAATAGTTTATTGTAGATCAGTTgcatttaatttagaaaggataaGAACGAAAGGTTTTATATTTAATGAGATGAGCAGCTTTCCTGAAACAAAGGCTGAGAAACTTATGTGTCAACAAGAGAgcaaatttttctcaaaatatCATCAG ATTCAGTTTAGCAGAGTCTATCCTAAAGGACAACGCATTGATTCATCTAATTATAATCCTGTGCCAATATGGAATTCTGGATGTCAAATGGTAGCATTAAATTATCAAACTGGCGATAAATCAATGCAGCTCAATCAGACAAAATTTCGAGAGAATGGCAACTGTGGTTACATTTTAAAACCCGAATTTATGTTTAGGGACGATTTTAATCCACAAGATAAATCTTGCTTACATGGTGTAGAATctcttaaatttcatttaaaaattattggcGCAAGACATTTAATGAGATCGGGAAGAGGTATAGCCAGTCCATTCGTCGAGATTGAAATTATAGGCGCAGATTTTGATAATGGTACAAAATTGGCAACTAAAACAATAC CTGATAACGGATTTAACCCCATGTGGAATGAGTCTTGCGAGTTTGAAGTTGCTAATCCGTACCTTGCATTCATACGATTTGTTGTACAGGATGAGGATATGTTTGGGGATAGTAACTTTATTGGGCAAGCCACATATCCC GTACGATGTTTACGATCAGGCTACAGAAGTGtcacattaaaaaataattatagcGAGGACCTAGAACTTGCATCATTATTAATACATTTGCGAATTACATCATCAAAT ACGCATTCGCATAGTTTATGA
- the Sl gene encoding small wing phospholipase C gamma 1 isoform X2: protein MVEIREIKEIKVGKHSKDFEKWPEDAKRTENLRCFVVYYGSEFRLKTLSISALSEKECELWVKGLRRLVQDTIKTPYPLQVERWLRKEFYAMENSRQTVTLKDVKAFLPRVNCKVATNRLRELFQEIDTMNRNELGFDDFVVLYQKLMFDQNNFTDWVKLLNYSKTGPLVSVHDFQNFLTTEQQDPLGNNEIEVSCFIRDYLQDPLRDVQEPQFTFSEFIDFLFSKQNSVWDSKYSRIYQDMNKPLAHYWIASSHNTYLMGDQISSESSCQAYVRALRSGCRCIELDCWDGPDGMPFIFHGHTLTTKIKLLDVIKTIKEHAFATSDYPVILSIEDNCTLPQQRKMAITMQEVFGDMLLTQPVDKNETCLPSPHALRRKIILKHKKLPDGVDETSFLVRNDESRQEMDLRNTVTNGILYLEDPVDREWNPHFFVLTQQKLFYTDTFSRTQETEPDDDEESIIRQSTDGVPNDELHFGEKWFHGKLARGRKEAEELLQRYSHLGDGTFLVRQCVTFVGDYCLSFWRKGKVNHCRIKVKQEMGQSQYYLIDTNCFDSLYSLITHYRNYPLRSQEFLITLQEPVPQPNKHEEKEWWHADCTRTLAEEMLKRIPTDGAFLVRPSEKENNSYAISFRAEKKIKHCRIKQEGRLYTFGTVQFESLVELINYYERNPLYKKIKLSHPVNQDVIRRMGLDVDDGSVYGIPGYMDPTSFTSKVTVKAIYDYKARRDDELTLVKHAIITNVHRESGGWWRGDYGGKKQHWFPANYVEEIEPQDNQGDSADSMMFGNLQKGSLDIMGAVVELRVGGRPGLEWILRIQNPSMCTVFEVATSSKDTALEWMSSIKETAQNASVRENQHKEMERAWRIAKEMSNLIVYCRSVAFNLERIRTKGFIFNEMSSFPETKAEKLMCQQESKFFSKYHQIQFSRVYPKGQRIDSSNYNPVPIWNSGCQMVALNYQTGDKSMQLNQTKFRENGNCGYILKPEFMFRDDFNPQDKSCLHGVESLKFHLKIIGARHLMRSGRGIASPFVEIEIIGADFDNGTKLATKTIPDNGFNPMWNESCEFEVANPYLAFIRFVVQDEDMFGDSNFIGQATYPVRCLRSGYRSVTLKNNYSEDLELASLLIHLRITSSNTHSHSL from the exons ATGG ttgaaattagagaaattaAGGAAATTAAGGTAGGAAAACATTCTAAGGACTTTGAAAAATGGCCAGAAGATGCAAAGAGAACAGAGAATCTTAGATGTTTTGTTGTGTATTATGGTTCAGAATTCCGACTTAAAACACTCTCAATATCTG CCCTTAGTGAAAAAGAATGTGAACTTTGGGTAAAAGGGCTACGTCGTCTAGTTCAAGATACAATAAAAACTCCATATCCTTTGCAAGTTGAAAGATGGCTAAGAAAAGAGTTTTATGCAATGGAAAATTCAAGACAAAC AGTTACACTGAAGGATGTAAAAGCATTTTTACCCAGAGTTAATTGTAAAGTAGCAACAAACAGACTGCGGGAGCTTTTTCAAGAAATAGATACAATGAACAGAAACGAACTTGGTTTCGATGATTTTGTTGTACTTTACCAGAAACTTATGTTTGATCAAAAT aattttacaGATTGGGTTAAACTTTTGAATTACTCTAAAACAGGGCCACTTGTTAGTGTTCATGACTTCCAAAACTTCTTAACGACTGAACAGCAGGATCCACTGGGAAATAACGAGATAGAAGTTTCATGTTTTATTAGAGACTATTTACAAGATCCTCTAAGAGATGTACAAGAACCACAATTTACGTTTTCTGAATTCATCgatttcttattttcaaaacAGAATTCTGTTTGGGATTCCAAATATTCTCGAATATACCAAGACATGAATAAACCCCTAGCACATTATTGGATAGCTTCGTCGCATAACac GTATCTAATGGGAGATCAGATTAGCAGTGAAAGTAGTTGTCAAGCATACGTACGTGCTTTAAGATCTGGTTGCAGATGCATAGAACTTGATTGCTGGGATGGACCAGATGGAATGCCATTTATTTTTCATGGTCACACACTTACCACAAAAATAAAACTTCTGGATGTCATTAAAACCATTAAAGAGCATGCTTTTGCTACCTCTGA CTACCCTGTAATTTTGTCTATCGAGGACAATTGTACCTTGCCTCAACAACGTAAAATGGCAATTACAATGCAGGAAGTATTCGGTGACATGCTGTTAACTCAACCTGTAGATAAAAATGAAACTTGTCTGCCATCACCGCATGCATTAAGAAGAAAAATCAtattaaaacataaaaaattaccTGATGGTGTGGACGAGACGTcgtttctcgttcgaaatgatGAAAGCAGGCAAGAAATGGATCTCAGAAAtaccgtgacaaacggtattcTTTATCTTGAAGATCCTGTTGATAGGGAATGGAATCCACATTTTTTTGTGCTCACTCAACAAAAGTTATTCTACACAGATACGTTTTCTAGAACACAAGAAACTGAGCCTGATGATGACGAAGAAAGTATTATTCGACAGTCAACAGAT GGTGTGCCCAATGATGAATTACATTTCggagaaaaatggtttcacggtAAATTAGCAAGAGGCAGAAAGGAAGCAGAGGAATTACTACAACGTTATTCGCATCTGGGTGATGGTACTTTTTTAGTGAGGCAGTGTGTTACATTTGTAGGAGATTACTGTCTTTCATTTTGGCGTAAAGGCAAAGTGAATCATTGTCGTATTAAGGTCAAGCAAGAGATGGGTCAATCACAATACTATCTCATTGACACAAATTGCTTTGATAGTTTATATAGTCTAATTACACATTATCGTAATTATCCACTGCGGAGTCAA GAATTTTTAATCACACTACAAGAGCCCGTCCCACAACCAAATAAACACGAAGAGAAAGAATGGTGGCACGCAGATTGTACTCGCACTTTAGCGGAGGAAATGCTAAAACGTATTCCTACTGATGGTGCATTTTTAGTCAGACCTagtgaaaaagaaaacaacTCTTATGCGATTTCGTTCAG AGCAGAGAAAAAGATCAAGCATTGTAGAATTAAGCAGGAAGGACGCTTATATACTTTTGGTACTGTACAGTTTGAAAGCTTAGTCGAATTAATCAATTACTACGAAAGAAATCcattgtataaaaaaattaaattaagtcaTCCTGTAAATCAAGATGTTATTAGAAGAATGGGACTG GATGTTGATGATGGTTCTGTTTACGGTATTCCCGGTTACATGGATCCTACAAGTTTTACATCAAAA gTAACTGTGAAAGCTATCTATGATTACAAAGCCCGAAGAGATGATGAATTAACCTTAGTAAAACATGCTATAATAACAAATGTACATCGAGAAAGTGGTGGTTGGTGGCGAGGAGATTATGGTGGTAAAAAACAGCACTGGTTTCCTGCTAATTACGTAGAGGAAATAGAACCTCAAGATAACCAGGGAGAT TCAGCAGATTCAATGATGTTTGGTAATCTTCAGAAAGGTTCGCTGGATATTATGGGCGCTGTTGTTGAATTAAGAGTAGGTGGAAGACCTGGGTTAGAATGGATATTAAGAATTCAAAATCCCAGTATGTGTACAGTGTTCGAAGTCGCAACTTCATCCAAAGATACAGCATTAGAATGGATGTCTAGTATTAAAGAAACTGCGCAAAATGCTAGTGTTAGA GAAAATCAGCACAAAGAAATGGAACGTGCATGGAGAATAGCGAAGGAAATGTCAAATTTAATAGTTTATTGTAGATCAGTTgcatttaatttagaaaggataaGAACGAAAGGTTTTATATTTAATGAGATGAGCAGCTTTCCTGAAACAAAGGCTGAGAAACTTATGTGTCAACAAGAGAgcaaatttttctcaaaatatCATCAG ATTCAGTTTAGCAGAGTCTATCCTAAAGGACAACGCATTGATTCATCTAATTATAATCCTGTGCCAATATGGAATTCTGGATGTCAAATGGTAGCATTAAATTATCAAACTGGCGATAAATCAATGCAGCTCAATCAGACAAAATTTCGAGAGAATGGCAACTGTGGTTACATTTTAAAACCCGAATTTATGTTTAGGGACGATTTTAATCCACAAGATAAATCTTGCTTACATGGTGTAGAATctcttaaatttcatttaaaaattattggcGCAAGACATTTAATGAGATCGGGAAGAGGTATAGCCAGTCCATTCGTCGAGATTGAAATTATAGGCGCAGATTTTGATAATGGTACAAAATTGGCAACTAAAACAATAC CTGATAACGGATTTAACCCCATGTGGAATGAGTCTTGCGAGTTTGAAGTTGCTAATCCGTACCTTGCATTCATACGATTTGTTGTACAGGATGAGGATATGTTTGGGGATAGTAACTTTATTGGGCAAGCCACATATCCC GTACGATGTTTACGATCAGGCTACAGAAGTGtcacattaaaaaataattatagcGAGGACCTAGAACTTGCATCATTATTAATACATTTGCGAATTACATCATCAAAT ACGCATTCGCATAGTTTATGA